Proteins encoded within one genomic window of Trichomycterus rosablanca isolate fTriRos1 chromosome 7, fTriRos1.hap1, whole genome shotgun sequence:
- the elovl8b gene encoding ELOVL fatty acid elongase 8b: protein MDSAWQRFESLHQWILENGDKRTDPWLLVYSPFPVFVIFLCYLGIIWVGPKLMRNREPVDLRLVLIVYNFAMVCLSVYMFHEFLVTSWVSNYSYFCQPVDYSDNPLAMRMARVCWWFFFSKVIELSDTVFFILRKKNSQLTFLHMYHHGTMIFNWWAGVKYAAGGQSFFIGLLNTFVHIVMYSYYGVAALGPHMQKYLWWKRYLTSLQLLQFVLLTTHTGYNLFTECDFPDSMNSVVFAYCISLILLFSNFYYQSYIQRKSKRF, encoded by the exons ATGGATTCAGCTTGGCAGAGATTTGAGTCGCTACACCAGTGGATTCTGGAAAATGGGG ATAAGCGGACAGATCCATGGCTGCTCGTTTATTCCCCTTTTCCTGTCTTTGTTATTTTTCTATGTTACCTCGGCATCATTTGGGTTGGACCCAAACTCATGCGGAACAGGGAACCGGTGGACCTCAGACTTGTGCTTATAGTTTATAACTTCGCCAtggtctgtctttctgtctacaTGTTCCATGAG TTTTTAGTGACGTCTTGGGTATCAAACTACAGCTACTTCTGCCAGCCGGTCGACTACAGTGACAATCCTCTGGCCATGAGG ATGGCCAGAGTTTGCTGGTGGTTTTTCTTCTCTAAGGTCATTGAGCTCAGTGACACG gtCTTTTTCATCTTACGCAAGAAGAACAGCCAGCTGACCTTCCTGCACATGTACCATCATGGTACCATGATCTTCAACTGGTGGGCCGGAGTTAAATATGCTGCAGGAGGACAGT CGTTCTTCATCGGCCTGCTCAACACGTTTGTGCACATTGTGATGTATTCGTACTACGGCGTGGCAGCTCTGGGTCCTCACATGCAGAAATATCTGTGGTGGAAACGCTACCTCACCTCTCTGCAGCTG CTCCAGTTCGTCCTGCTCACCACACACACCGGGTACAACCTGTTTACGGAGTGTGACTTCCCCGACTCGATGAACTCGGTCGTCTTTGCCTACTGCATTAGCCTCATCCTGCTCTTCAGCAACTTCTACTACCAGAGCTACATCCAGCGGAAGAGCAAACGCTTTTAA